A section of the Campylobacter concisus genome encodes:
- the dxr gene encoding 1-deoxy-D-xylulose-5-phosphate reductoisomerase, whose protein sequence is MVALVVILGSTGSIGKNALNLCEKFGVEVEALSCVKNVGLLNEQILKFKPKFVCVGDEKLAKNVKNIEAKNIFFGETGLLQMLEISNSKKVINALVGFAGLAPSLKTQALGKRLALANKESLVVGGKFLKTREILPIDSEHFGLKFLLENKTAPKRLIITASGGAFYKKPIKFLKDATPSDALKHPNWDMGAKITIDSATMTNKLFEVMEAYWLYGIKEIEAVIEPTSAIHAVVEFIDGSSTMHLSCTDMKLAIAHAMFENISENIVPHANLLDLKNIKFHKISHKKYPVFSLKDEVLANPDLGVMINAANEVGVFSFLEKKCSFLDISRLILGSVKKFRNLKIRSQDEIFEADKEVRNYAKRMLNAKV, encoded by the coding sequence TTGGTCGCTCTCGTGGTAATACTTGGCTCAACTGGCTCAATCGGCAAAAACGCCCTCAATCTTTGCGAAAAATTTGGTGTAGAGGTTGAGGCGTTAAGCTGCGTTAAAAATGTAGGTTTGCTAAATGAGCAAATCTTAAAATTTAAGCCAAAATTTGTCTGCGTAGGCGATGAAAAGCTAGCTAAAAATGTAAAAAACATAGAAGCTAAAAATATCTTTTTTGGCGAAACTGGGCTACTACAAATGCTAGAAATTTCAAACTCAAAAAAGGTAATAAACGCCCTTGTTGGCTTTGCCGGCCTCGCCCCTAGTCTAAAGACACAAGCTCTTGGCAAAAGGCTTGCGCTTGCAAACAAAGAGAGCCTTGTTGTTGGCGGCAAATTTCTAAAAACTAGAGAAATTTTACCAATAGACAGCGAGCATTTTGGGCTTAAATTTCTACTTGAAAATAAAACTGCACCAAAAAGACTTATCATCACAGCAAGTGGCGGTGCTTTTTACAAAAAACCAATCAAATTTCTAAAAGACGCCACGCCAAGTGACGCACTAAAACACCCAAACTGGGATATGGGCGCAAAGATCACCATTGATAGCGCAACGATGACAAATAAGCTTTTTGAGGTGATGGAGGCTTACTGGCTTTATGGCATCAAGGAGATCGAGGCTGTGATAGAGCCAACTTCTGCGATACACGCCGTAGTTGAATTTATAGACGGCTCAAGCACTATGCACCTCTCATGCACTGATATGAAACTAGCTATAGCTCATGCTATGTTTGAAAATATTAGTGAAAATATCGTTCCACACGCAAATTTACTTGATCTTAAAAACATTAAATTTCATAAAATCAGTCATAAAAAATATCCAGTCTTTTCATTAAAAGATGAGGTCCTAGCAAACCCTGATCTAGGTGTAATGATAAATGCTGCAAATGAGGTTGGAGTATTTAGCTTTTTAGAGAAAAAATGCTCATTTTTGGATATCTCAAGGCTGATTTTAGGCTCAGTAAAAAAATTTAGAAATTTAAAGATCAGGAGTCAAGATGAAATTTTTGAAGCTGATAAAGAAGTTAGAAATTACGCAAAAAGGATGTTAAATGCAAAGGTATGA
- a CDS encoding pirin family protein, with translation MLDYAAPQYFEPNNGQPRGVGEHPHKGFETVTIAYAGEVEHRDSTGGGGVIKQGDVQWTTAGAGVTHQEFHSKEFSQKGGLFEMVQLWVNLPKAHKNTQPKYQHLPKERILVVSIGDGEARIIAGEYENTRGAASTFTPLNVWDISVKEDGKITLDLPVSHNLSLVVLRGNVIINNSQKASETQLVRFENASGAVIIKAMGGEAKILLLSGEPIDEPVVGYGPFVMNTKEEINQAIDDYRRGEFGQIPVEN, from the coding sequence ATGCTTGATTATGCAGCACCGCAGTATTTTGAGCCAAATAATGGACAACCTCGTGGCGTTGGCGAGCATCCGCACAAAGGTTTTGAGACGGTAACTATCGCTTATGCTGGTGAGGTTGAGCATAGAGACTCAACAGGTGGTGGTGGCGTCATAAAGCAAGGTGACGTGCAGTGGACGACAGCTGGTGCAGGAGTAACTCATCAAGAATTTCACTCAAAAGAATTTAGTCAAAAAGGTGGGCTTTTTGAGATGGTGCAACTTTGGGTAAATTTACCAAAAGCACATAAAAATACGCAGCCTAAGTATCAGCACCTACCAAAAGAGCGTATCTTAGTGGTTAGTATAGGAGACGGTGAAGCTAGGATAATAGCTGGTGAGTATGAGAACACAAGGGGTGCTGCAAGTACATTTACGCCGCTAAATGTCTGGGATATAAGCGTAAAAGAAGATGGTAAGATAACGCTAGACTTACCAGTAAGCCACAATCTAAGCTTGGTCGTCTTGCGTGGCAATGTGATAATAAATAACTCACAAAAAGCAAGTGAAACACAACTAGTAAGGTTTGAAAACGCTAGCGGTGCAGTAATCATAAAAGCTATGGGTGGTGAGGCAAAGATACTACTTCTCTCAGGTGAGCCGATAGATGAGCCAGTAGTAGGATATGGACCGTTTGTGATGAATACAAAAGAGGAGATTAATCAAGCAATTGATGATTATCGCAGAGGAGAATTTGGGCAGATACCGGTGGAAAACTAA
- a CDS encoding fumarate reductase cytochrome b subunit, protein MTGLIEGFLGKRSDDKKSRTPAAWDRWQSITGFILACFILCHMVFTSTILLGKDAFNAVVGFAEAKFLFGEATWWITNVIAAVIFAIFIAHAFLAMRKFPANYRQYLMFRGHKDRMKHLDTTLWWFQFLTGFALFFAASAHLVDIVFGGHITADKSAAAFHQLEIFYFALLVFMVVHASIGMYRLYVKWISIDGANKHEMFAKRNKAKTIVFAVYGILAIIALIADFVWISH, encoded by the coding sequence ATGACCGGGCTTATAGAAGGTTTTTTGGGAAAACGGTCGGACGACAAAAAAAGTCGCACTCCAGCCGCTTGGGATAGATGGCAAAGTATTACAGGGTTTATTTTGGCCTGTTTTATATTGTGCCATATGGTTTTTACTTCTACTATACTACTTGGCAAAGACGCATTTAACGCTGTCGTAGGGTTTGCGGAGGCTAAATTTTTATTCGGCGAGGCTACTTGGTGGATTACTAACGTTATTGCCGCGGTAATATTTGCCATTTTTATCGCTCATGCATTTTTAGCTATGAGAAAATTTCCAGCAAACTACAGACAATATCTAATGTTTAGAGGCCACAAAGACCGCATGAAGCACCTTGATACTACGCTTTGGTGGTTTCAGTTTTTAACCGGTTTTGCTCTATTTTTCGCAGCCAGCGCACATCTAGTGGATATAGTCTTTGGCGGACATATTACTGCCGACAAATCAGCGGCTGCATTTCATCAACTAGAAATTTTCTACTTCGCACTACTTGTTTTTATGGTCGTTCACGCTAGTATCGGTATGTACCGCTTGTATGTCAAATGGATAAGCATTGATGGTGCAAATAAGCACGAAATGTTTGCCAAAAGAAATAAGGCAAAAACAATTGTATTTGCCGTTTATGGCATACTTGCTATAATTGCGCTAATCGCCGATTTCGTGTGGATCAGCCATTAA
- a CDS encoding uracil-xanthine permease family protein has product MQRYEGYKFDPKQSLIGVQFLFVAFGALVLVPILTGLDANVALFTAGLGTLLFQLITRKNVPPIFLASSFAFIAPLQYGIEKWGIAVTMGGVIFAGFFYVVLSLVVRFGGEKILHKILPPVVVGPVIMTIGLILAPNAVKMATSATEIYTQNEAMIVAGISLVATILVMMLGRGMFRLIPILLGIIVGYIVAYCFGMVDFTPIFNAPWFRMPNFTTPKFEFEAIIYMIPIAIAPAIEHIGDMLAISNVTKEDFLKNPGLKNTLLGDGLATSLAAFFGGPPNTTYSEVTGAVSLTKAYNPAIMTFAAIAAIVLAFVGKLGAVLSTIPAPVIGGIMLLLFGIIASVGMETLIKNKVDLADPRNMIIVALIFIFAIGGMVLDLGAVKFSGIGLGAVTGIVLNLLLPKTKHYEGY; this is encoded by the coding sequence ATGCAAAGGTATGAGGGCTATAAATTTGACCCTAAACAAAGCTTAATTGGTGTTCAGTTTTTATTTGTTGCTTTTGGTGCACTGGTATTAGTGCCGATACTTACGGGATTAGATGCAAACGTAGCTCTCTTTACGGCCGGTCTTGGTACGCTACTTTTTCAGCTAATCACTAGAAAAAATGTTCCGCCTATTTTTTTAGCAAGCTCGTTTGCCTTCATCGCACCACTTCAGTACGGTATCGAAAAATGGGGCATAGCCGTGACGATGGGCGGAGTTATATTTGCTGGATTTTTCTACGTTGTTTTAAGCCTTGTGGTTCGATTTGGCGGAGAGAAAATTTTGCATAAAATTTTGCCTCCAGTTGTCGTTGGGCCGGTCATCATGACAATAGGCCTTATCCTTGCTCCAAATGCCGTCAAAATGGCAACATCGGCCACTGAAATTTATACTCAAAATGAGGCGATGATCGTCGCTGGCATTTCGCTAGTGGCTACTATTTTAGTAATGATGCTTGGACGTGGCATGTTTAGGCTTATACCTATTTTGCTTGGCATTATCGTCGGATACATCGTAGCTTACTGCTTTGGCATGGTTGATTTTACTCCTATCTTTAATGCACCTTGGTTTAGAATGCCAAATTTCACCACACCAAAATTTGAGTTTGAAGCGATCATTTATATGATACCTATCGCCATAGCTCCAGCGATCGAGCACATAGGCGATATGCTTGCTATCTCAAATGTCACAAAAGAAGATTTTCTAAAAAATCCAGGTCTTAAAAATACGCTCCTTGGAGATGGACTTGCCACTTCGCTTGCTGCCTTTTTTGGTGGCCCGCCAAACACTACATACTCAGAGGTCACAGGCGCAGTTAGCCTTACAAAAGCTTATAATCCAGCGATCATGACCTTTGCAGCGATCGCTGCCATCGTGCTAGCCTTCGTTGGCAAGCTAGGAGCTGTACTCTCAACTATCCCAGCCCCAGTCATCGGCGGTATCATGCTGCTACTTTTTGGCATCATCGCAAGCGTTGGCATGGAGACGCTTATAAAAAACAAAGTCGATCTTGCAGACCCTAGAAACATGATAATCGTAGCCCTCATCTTTATCTTTGCCATCGGCGGCATGGTGCTTGACCTTGGAGCGGTTAAATTTTCAGGTATAGGGCTTGGCGCGGTTACTGGCATAGTTTTAAATTTGCTTTTGCCAAAGACAAAGCATTACGAAGGATATTAA
- a CDS encoding phosphatidate cytidylyltransferase, producing MQSRIITGVLMFVAILVVFFIDNYILNFILLGAVLYFAFNESLKLYNIDHKQLVFAALAFYVLTYFTNPIFIAILAIMLVASILAHIKSENLKLVAPFVYPTTPIFMMWMLYSEYGVGYLVWLILSVVASDSGAFFVGKMFGKHPFSPSSPNKTIEGAAGGVAIGTVIGCIVGNFVTEGFFQILFSSFLVCVFAVWGDLFESYLKRLCGIKDSGSLFPGHGGMLDRIDGYLFGVVALLWSLSW from the coding sequence ATGCAATCTCGCATAATCACTGGCGTTTTGATGTTTGTTGCTATTTTGGTAGTTTTTTTTATTGATAATTATATTTTAAATTTTATCTTGCTCGGCGCTGTGCTTTATTTCGCATTTAATGAGTCGCTCAAGCTTTATAATATCGATCACAAACAGCTAGTTTTTGCCGCGCTTGCTTTTTACGTGCTTACATATTTTACAAATCCAATATTCATAGCGATCCTTGCTATCATGCTAGTTGCTTCGATCCTAGCTCACATAAAAAGTGAAAATTTAAAGCTAGTCGCACCTTTTGTCTATCCGACCACGCCGATCTTTATGATGTGGATGCTTTACTCAGAGTATGGCGTAGGCTATCTTGTATGGCTTATTTTAAGCGTAGTTGCAAGCGATAGCGGTGCATTTTTTGTTGGCAAAATGTTTGGCAAACATCCATTTAGCCCAAGCTCACCAAACAAAACAATCGAAGGTGCAGCAGGCGGTGTGGCGATAGGCACAGTGATTGGCTGCATTGTTGGAAATTTTGTAACTGAAGGATTTTTCCAAATTTTATTCTCAAGCTTCTTAGTCTGCGTGTTTGCAGTTTGGGGAGATTTGTTTGAGAGTTACTTAAAAAGACTTTGCGGCATCAAAGATAGTGGTTCGCTCTTCCCAGGACACGGTGGCATGCTTGATAGGATAGATGGTTATTTATTTGGCGTAGTCGCCCTACTTTGGTCGCTCTCGTGGTAA
- the tsaD gene encoding tRNA (adenosine(37)-N6)-threonylcarbamoyltransferase complex transferase subunit TsaD, with amino-acid sequence MILGIESSCDDSSVALIDERTLEKIYYKKISQEEEHAIFGGVVPELAARLHTKALPALLEDILPNFKEIKAIAVTNEPGLSVSLIGGVSMAKALSVALNIPLIAVNHLVGHIYSLFLDREAIFPLGVLLVSGGHTMILEIDENGEITELASTGDDSFGESFDKVAKMLDLGYPGGAVVQQNALLCKDKERFHFTIPLLHDKRLEYSFSGLKNQVRVEISKLDSITQKDIADICYAFENTACEHILNKLEKVFCLRNFKRFGVVGGASANLNLRKRLEMLCQKNECELLLAPLEFCSDNALMIARAGREKYLKGEFISHSELNINPRVGFKKLELN; translated from the coding sequence ATGATACTTGGCATAGAAAGTAGCTGCGATGATAGCTCGGTTGCACTCATAGACGAACGCACTTTAGAGAAGATTTATTATAAAAAAATTTCTCAAGAAGAGGAGCACGCTATCTTTGGTGGTGTGGTTCCTGAGCTTGCAGCTAGGCTTCATACAAAGGCACTGCCAGCACTCTTAGAGGATATCTTGCCAAATTTTAAAGAAATAAAAGCGATCGCTGTAACAAATGAGCCGGGTCTTAGTGTGAGCCTAATAGGTGGCGTCAGCATGGCAAAAGCATTAAGCGTGGCTCTAAATATCCCGCTAATTGCCGTAAATCACCTAGTTGGCCACATCTACTCACTATTTTTAGATCGTGAAGCCATCTTTCCACTTGGCGTCCTGTTAGTTAGTGGCGGGCATACGATGATCTTAGAGATTGACGAAAATGGTGAAATCACTGAGCTTGCAAGTACTGGCGATGATAGCTTTGGTGAGAGCTTTGACAAGGTTGCTAAAATGCTTGATCTTGGCTATCCAGGCGGTGCCGTAGTTCAGCAAAATGCCCTACTTTGCAAAGACAAAGAGAGGTTTCATTTTACCATTCCACTTCTTCATGATAAACGCCTTGAGTATAGTTTTTCAGGGCTTAAAAACCAAGTAAGAGTTGAAATTTCAAAGCTAGATAGTATCACTCAAAAAGATATTGCTGACATCTGCTACGCCTTTGAAAATACTGCTTGTGAGCACATTTTAAACAAGCTTGAAAAGGTCTTTTGTTTAAGAAATTTTAAGCGTTTTGGCGTAGTTGGCGGTGCAAGTGCAAATCTAAATTTACGAAAAAGGCTTGAGATGCTTTGTCAAAAAAACGAGTGCGAGCTTTTGCTAGCTCCACTTGAGTTTTGCTCTGATAACGCCTTGATGATAGCAAGAGCTGGACGTGAGAAGTACCTAAAAGGCGAGTTTATAAGCCATAGCGAGCTAAATATAAATCCAAGAGTTGGCTTTAAAAAGCTTGAGTTAAATTAA
- a CDS encoding fumarate reductase iron-sulfur subunit, which translates to MSRKITIKAFKYNPLSKISKPHFATYELEETDGMTLFIALNMIREKFDPDLSFDFVCRAGICGSCGMLVNGKPRLACRTLTKDFESGVIELMPLPVFKLLKDLSVDTGNWMNAMSRRVESWIHTDHETDISKLEEKVEPEVAQEVFELDRCIECGICVAACGTAIMRPDFIGAVGLNRVARFKIDALDKRTDEDFYELIGDDDGVFGCMTLLGCEDNCPKHLPLQSRIAYMRRKMAAIK; encoded by the coding sequence ATGAGTAGAAAAATAACCATAAAAGCATTTAAATATAATCCGTTAAGCAAAATTTCAAAACCGCATTTCGCGACCTACGAGCTAGAAGAGACTGATGGCATGACATTATTTATCGCGTTAAATATGATTCGCGAGAAATTTGATCCAGATCTTAGCTTTGACTTTGTTTGTCGTGCTGGAATTTGTGGAAGTTGTGGCATGCTTGTAAATGGTAAGCCAAGATTAGCTTGTAGAACTCTTACTAAGGATTTTGAAAGCGGGGTAATCGAGCTTATGCCTTTGCCAGTATTTAAGCTTTTAAAAGACCTAAGCGTAGACACCGGCAACTGGATGAATGCGATGAGTAGGCGTGTGGAGAGCTGGATACACACAGATCACGAGACAGATATCTCTAAGCTTGAGGAAAAGGTTGAACCTGAAGTGGCGCAAGAGGTATTTGAGCTTGACCGCTGCATCGAATGCGGTATCTGCGTAGCTGCGTGCGGTACGGCTATTATGAGGCCTGATTTCATCGGTGCGGTCGGACTTAACCGCGTAGCTAGGTTTAAAATCGACGCGCTTGATAAACGAACCGACGAGGACTTTTATGAGCTTATCGGCGACGATGACGGCGTGTTTGGCTGTATGACTTTGCTAGGCTGTGAAGACAACTGCCCTAAACACTTACCACTTCAAAGCCGCATAGCTTATATGCGTAGAAAAATGGCTGCTATAAAGTAG
- a CDS encoding fumarate reductase flavoprotein subunit — protein MNVKYYDALVIGGGLAGLRAAVAAGEKGLSTVVLSLIPVKRSHSAAAQGGMQASLGNSKMSEGDNEDVHFADTVKGSDWGCDQQVARMFCQTAPKAIRELAAWGVPWTRITKGERSAIINAQKTTIVEKEEVHGLIHSRDFGGTKKWRTCFTADATGHTMLFAVANEALKHNVEIHDRKEAIALIHANNRCYGAIVRDLVNGEITAYVAKGTLIATGGYGRVYKHTTNAVVCEGIGAAIALETGVAQLGNMEAVQFHPTPIVPSGILLTEGCRGDGGILRDVDGYRFMPDYEPEKKELASRDVVSRRIMEHIRAGKGVPSPYGYHVWLDISILGREHIEKNLRDVQEICEIFNGIDPADTEVYTDENGRQRGKGWAPILPMQHYSMGGIKTKPTGESPTLAGLFSAGEAACWDMHGFNRLGGNSVSETVVAGMIVGDYFADYCGSHEIDINTADIEKFVKKEEDYLKSLVEKEGKFNVFEIKNKMKDIMWEHVAIFRTGEGLAVAVKELEELYKQSLDVKVTNKALFGNPELEEAYRVPKMLKLALCIAKGALDRTESRGAHCREDYPKRDDLNWLNRTLTSWKEGDTLPTIVYEPLDIMKMEMPPAFRGYGAKGNIIEHPDSAIRQKEVDEIREKMQAEGKSRQEIQEALMHYDLQPKYKAPNERAGIGYE, from the coding sequence ATGAATGTAAAATATTATGATGCATTGGTAATTGGTGGTGGTCTAGCTGGTCTTAGAGCTGCTGTGGCTGCTGGAGAAAAGGGCTTAAGCACCGTCGTTTTAAGCCTAATACCTGTAAAACGCTCGCACTCTGCAGCTGCGCAAGGCGGTATGCAAGCCTCTTTGGGAAATTCAAAAATGAGCGAAGGCGACAACGAGGACGTACACTTTGCCGACACGGTAAAAGGTAGCGACTGGGGTTGCGATCAGCAAGTTGCGCGTATGTTTTGTCAAACCGCGCCTAAGGCGATCCGCGAGCTAGCGGCTTGGGGCGTGCCTTGGACTCGTATAACAAAAGGCGAGAGAAGCGCTATCATCAACGCTCAAAAAACGACTATCGTAGAAAAAGAAGAGGTCCACGGACTTATCCACTCTCGCGACTTTGGCGGAACTAAAAAATGGAGAACATGCTTTACGGCCGACGCCACCGGTCACACTATGCTTTTTGCCGTAGCAAACGAAGCTCTAAAGCACAACGTCGAAATTCATGACAGAAAAGAAGCTATCGCGCTAATCCACGCAAACAACCGCTGTTACGGCGCGATCGTTCGCGATCTAGTTAACGGCGAGATCACGGCATACGTCGCAAAAGGCACACTAATAGCTACAGGCGGCTACGGCAGGGTTTATAAACACACTACAAACGCCGTAGTTTGCGAGGGTATCGGCGCGGCCATCGCACTTGAGACCGGAGTAGCTCAGCTTGGCAACATGGAAGCTGTTCAGTTTCACCCAACTCCGATCGTTCCATCAGGCATTCTTTTAACAGAAGGTTGCCGCGGCGACGGTGGAATTTTACGCGACGTGGACGGATATCGCTTTATGCCAGACTACGAGCCTGAGAAAAAAGAACTAGCTAGCCGCGACGTCGTAAGTCGTCGTATCATGGAGCATATCCGCGCTGGTAAAGGTGTACCTAGCCCGTACGGATATCACGTTTGGCTAGATATTTCTATCCTAGGACGCGAGCACATCGAGAAAAACTTACGCGACGTTCAAGAAATTTGCGAAATCTTTAACGGCATCGACCCTGCCGACACAGAAGTATATACCGACGAAAACGGACGCCAACGTGGCAAAGGCTGGGCTCCAATTCTTCCTATGCAGCACTATTCAATGGGTGGCATCAAGACTAAGCCTACAGGCGAGAGCCCGACGCTAGCTGGTCTATTTAGCGCCGGCGAGGCAGCATGCTGGGATATGCACGGATTTAACCGTCTAGGAGGCAACTCCGTTTCTGAAACGGTCGTCGCAGGCATGATCGTGGGCGATTATTTTGCCGACTACTGCGGCAGCCACGAGATAGATATAAATACCGCAGATATCGAAAAATTCGTTAAAAAAGAGGAAGACTACCTAAAGAGCCTTGTCGAAAAAGAGGGCAAATTTAACGTATTTGAGATCAAAAACAAGATGAAAGACATCATGTGGGAGCACGTAGCGATCTTTAGAACTGGCGAAGGTCTAGCCGTAGCGGTAAAAGAGCTAGAAGAGCTTTATAAACAATCTTTGGACGTCAAAGTCACAAACAAGGCGCTATTTGGCAACCCTGAGCTTGAGGAAGCCTACCGAGTACCGAAGATGCTAAAACTAGCCCTTTGTATCGCAAAAGGCGCGCTTGATCGCACTGAGAGCCGCGGAGCGCACTGCCGCGAGGACTATCCGAAACGCGACGACCTAAACTGGCTAAACAGAACTCTAACTAGCTGGAAAGAGGGCGATACGCTACCGACTATCGTGTATGAGCCACTTGATATTATGAAAATGGAGATGCCGCCAGCATTTAGAGGCTATGGTGCGAAAGGTAATATTATTGAGCATCCAGATAGTGCCATCCGCCAAAAAGAGGTTGATGAAATTCGTGAGAAAATGCAAGCTGAAGGTAAGAGCAGACAAGAAATTCAAGAGGCTTTAATGCACTATGATCTTCAACCAAAATATAAAGCACCAAACGAAAGAGCAGGAATAGGATATGAGTAG
- a CDS encoding restriction endonuclease translates to MLPSYKDMMLPILEFVAQKKEANRAEISKFIIEHFKLKDEDLLQKIKRGTPTYINRTDWALSYLATTAQIKSRPEKVPLQKVGRSLFAITNFGKELVSSKDKKSKFLTWYDEIYKQEIRQEKKEATENTPDDNIDEALCKIKEELKSEILSSILEKEPRFFEYLVTKLLEKMNYGAGNLTNKGPDGGIDGIIDEDELGLSKIYIQAKRYKDGSNIRRPEIQQFIGAISNKNTKKGVFITTTKFTKEAENFAKDNQNFSVVLIDGDKLAELMIKYKVGVQTSQIYEICKIDTDFFEENNF, encoded by the coding sequence ATGTTGCCAAGCTATAAAGATATGATGCTACCTATTTTGGAATTTGTCGCACAAAAGAAAGAGGCAAATAGAGCTGAAATTTCTAAATTTATAATTGAGCATTTTAAGCTAAAAGACGAAGATCTTTTGCAAAAAATAAAAAGAGGAACTCCAACTTATATAAATCGTACCGACTGGGCTTTATCCTATCTGGCTACAACAGCTCAAATAAAATCAAGGCCAGAAAAAGTGCCGCTTCAAAAAGTTGGTAGAAGCCTATTTGCTATAACAAATTTTGGCAAAGAGCTAGTAAGTAGCAAGGACAAAAAGAGCAAATTTCTCACTTGGTACGATGAAATTTACAAACAAGAGATAAGGCAAGAGAAAAAAGAAGCCACGGAAAACACCCCAGATGACAATATAGATGAAGCGCTTTGCAAGATAAAAGAAGAGCTAAAAAGTGAAATTTTATCTAGCATTTTAGAAAAAGAGCCAAGATTTTTTGAATACCTTGTAACAAAGCTACTTGAAAAGATGAATTATGGAGCTGGAAATCTCACAAATAAAGGCCCAGACGGCGGAATAGATGGCATCATAGACGAAGATGAACTTGGGCTTTCTAAAATTTATATCCAAGCAAAAAGATACAAAGACGGCAGTAATATCCGTAGGCCAGAGATTCAGCAGTTTATCGGCGCCATCTCAAATAAAAATACCAAAAAAGGCGTCTTTATCACTACAACAAAATTTACCAAAGAAGCTGAAAATTTCGCTAAAGACAATCAAAATTTTAGTGTGGTTTTGATAGACGGCGACAAGCTTGCAGAGCTAATGATAAAATACAAAGTCGGAGTTCAGACAAGCCAAATATATGAAATTTGCAAAATCGATACCGACTTTTTTGAGGAAAATAATTTTTAA
- a CDS encoding M99 family carboxypeptidase catalytic domain-containing protein, which produces MRKFLLFLLTFATASLANTLDYALIKKGEPSENTMLLIGGIQGDEPGGFLAASIVATDYNITKGSLWVVPNLNFPSIIERSRGTKGDMNRKFAHVDKNDPDYNSVMKIKDVITNKNVTLILNLHDGSGYYRDKFINKDENPDKWGNTCIIDQSTLPGSKYPELESIASSVKDVLNKHLIDQKHQYHIKNTHTAMGDKEMLKSLTYYAITQNKSAFANEASKNLNAEQRTYYHLIAIEEYMKKAGISFTRPFNLDVKSVKKAIEKEIRLELENSYAISLKNLKPLINFVPLKKGELNYSSPNPLIAVIKENGSFKVQYGNRFVTRLKPQYFEFAKPLDKISLISDGSELTLKSGDKFSVKKSFKVKALKNVRVNVIGYGTKSIDESEQEVTKNSLNKSYSIDKDGKIYRVEFYKNEDDKEKFAGMILAEFR; this is translated from the coding sequence ATGCGTAAATTTTTACTTTTCTTACTAACCTTTGCCACTGCTAGTTTAGCCAATACTTTAGACTATGCGCTTATCAAAAAAGGTGAGCCAAGTGAAAACACGATGTTGTTAATCGGTGGCATTCAAGGCGATGAGCCAGGTGGATTTTTAGCAGCTTCGATCGTAGCAACTGACTACAACATCACAAAAGGCTCTCTTTGGGTTGTACCAAATTTAAATTTTCCAAGCATCATCGAGCGAAGCCGCGGTACAAAAGGCGATATGAATAGAAAATTCGCCCATGTCGATAAAAACGATCCTGACTATAATTCAGTAATGAAGATAAAAGACGTCATCACCAATAAAAACGTCACACTTATCTTAAATTTACACGATGGAAGCGGATATTACAGAGATAAATTTATAAACAAAGACGAAAATCCAGATAAATGGGGCAATACTTGCATCATTGATCAAAGCACGCTTCCTGGCTCAAAATATCCAGAGCTTGAAAGTATCGCCTCAAGCGTAAAAGATGTGCTAAATAAGCATCTAATAGATCAAAAACACCAGTATCACATCAAAAACACGCACACTGCGATGGGTGACAAAGAGATGCTAAAAAGTCTAACTTACTATGCTATCACGCAAAATAAATCAGCTTTTGCAAACGAAGCTAGTAAAAATTTAAACGCCGAGCAAAGGACTTATTACCATCTAATCGCTATTGAAGAGTATATGAAAAAAGCTGGCATTAGCTTTACTAGGCCGTTTAATCTTGATGTTAAAAGCGTAAAAAAGGCAATCGAAAAAGAGATTAGACTCGAGCTTGAAAATTCATACGCGATAAGTCTTAAAAATCTAAAGCCTTTAATAAATTTTGTCCCGCTTAAAAAAGGCGAGTTAAATTACAGCTCACCAAATCCGCTAATAGCCGTCATAAAAGAAAATGGTAGCTTCAAAGTGCAGTACGGCAACCGCTTTGTTACTAGATTAAAACCACAATATTTTGAGTTTGCAAAACCACTTGATAAAATTTCACTAATAAGTGACGGTAGCGAGCTTACATTAAAAAGTGGCGATAAATTTAGCGTGAAAAAGAGCTTTAAAGTAAAAGCACTCAAAAACGTACGCGTAAATGTCATAGGATACGGTACAAAAAGTATCGATGAGAGCGAGCAAGAAGTGACTAAAAATAGCCTAAATAAAAGCTATAGCATCGATAAAGATGGCAAAATTTATAGAGTCGAGTTTTATAAAAACGAAGATGACAAAGAGAAATTTGCTGGCATGATCTTAGCGGAGTTTAGATGA